One genomic region from Bactrocera tryoni isolate S06 chromosome 3, CSIRO_BtryS06_freeze2, whole genome shotgun sequence encodes:
- the LOC120771949 gene encoding guanine nucleotide-binding protein subunit alpha-11-like, with product MIRNSVDMIRRCCSYGSELENSSQGEKEKEDFNEQKINEELERHYVELNNAKKLLLLGTGEAGKSTFFKQMHINYGGGFSTAARLEYKRVIHQNILTAMQSMLNAMNVLRISYDKIENALMANSILIANVDGVTELDEMILSAIKCLWADTGVQQCYERRREYQIIDSAKYFLDMLDRVTRPGYIPTDDHILRSRVVTTEIVEHVFDTQQNKTRRTSKKRQLLRVIDVGGQRSERRKWLQCFDEVTALIFLASLSEYDQTLSEEEGLNRMEESKCLFRIILSTSYFRKSSIILFLNKQDLLEEKIMTSHLVDYYPEYEGPKQNADSAKYFIRQMFEAMVDKDRKIYTHYTCATGTGEAGKSTFFKQMHINYGGGFSTAARLEYKRVIHQNILTAMQSMLNAMNVLRISYDKIENALMANSILIANVEAVTEMDDMTLSAIKCLWADTGVQQCYERRREYQIIDSAKYFLDMLDRVTRPDYIPTDDHILRSRVVTTEIVEHVFDTQQNKTKRTSNKRPLLRVIDVGGQRSERRKWLQCFDEVTALIFLASLSEYDQTLSEAKGLSRMEESKSLFRAILSTSYFRKSSIILFLNKQDLLEEKIKTSHLVDYYPEYEGPKQDADSAKYFIRQMFEAMVDKDRKIYTHFTCATDTRNFRVVFLAVQDTIMSHYLEAIGIN from the exons GTACTGGCGAGGCCGGCAAATCCACCTTCTTCAAACAAATGCATATCAATTACGGCGGAGGTTTTTCAACTGCCGCTCGTCTGGAATATAAGCGAGTCATACATCAGAATATTCTGACAGCGATGCAGTCGATGCTGAATGCCATGAATGTGTTGCGAATATCATACGATAAAATAGAAAATGCG CTGATGGCAAATAGCATTTTGATCGCCAATGTTGACGGCGTAACAGAATTGGATGAGATGATTTTGTCAGCCATAAAATGTCTGTGGGCCGATACAGGAGTACAACAATGCTATGAACGACGAAGAGAATATCAAATAATTGATTCGGCGAAATA TTTCCTTGACATGTTGGATCGTGTCACACGGCCCGGTTACATACCCACAGATGATCACATATTGCGTTCACGTGTTGTTACGACTGAAATAGTGGAGCACGTTTTCGATACACAGCAAAACAAAACGAGACGTACTAGTAAAAAACGACAATTACTTCG AGTAATAGATGTCGGTGGACAACGATCTGAACGACGAAAATGGCTACAGTGTTTCGATGAAGTGACAGCTCTCATATTTCTAGCATCGCTCTCAGAATACGATCAGACATTAAGCGAGGAAGAAGGTTTG AACCGCATGGAGGAATCCAAGTGTCTATTTCGTATCATTTTATCAACGAGCTATTTTCGTAAGTCTTCGattattctatttttaaataaacaagatTTACTGGAAGAGAAAATAATGACCTCACACTTAGTGGACTACTATCCGGAGTATGAAG GTCCCAAACAAAATGCGGACagtgcaaaatatttcatacgCCAAATGTTTGAGGCAATGGTGGATAAAGACCGTAAAATTTATACACATTATACATGCGCCACGg GTACTGGCGAGGCCGGCAAATCCACCTTCTTCAAACAAATGCATATCAATTACGGCGGAGGTTTTTCAACTGCCGCTCGTCTGGAATATAAGCGAGTCATACATCAGAATATTCTGACAGCGATGCAGTCGATGCTGAATGCCATGAATGTGTTGAGAATATCATACGATAAAATAGAAAATGCG CTGATGGCAAATAGCATTTTGATCGCCAATGTTGAAGCCGTAACAGAAATGGATGATATGACTTTGTCAGCCATAAAATGTCTGTGGGCCGATACGGGGGTACAACAATGCTATGAACGACGAAGGGAATATCAGATAATTGATTCGGCGAAATA TTTCCTTGACATGTTGGATCGTGTCACACGGCCCGATTACATACCCACAGATGATCACATATTGCGTTCACGTGTTGTTACGACTGAAATAGTGGAGCACGTTTTCGATACACAGCAAAACAAAACGAAACGTACTAGTAACAAACGGCCGCTACTACG AGTAATAGATGTCGGTGGACAACGATCTGAACGACGAAAATGGTTGCAGTGTTTCGATGAAGTGACAGCTCTCATATTTCTAGCATCGCTCTCAGAATACGATCAGACATTAAGCGAGGCCAAAGGTTTG AGCCGTATGGAGGAATCCAAGAGCCTCTTTCGTGCCATTTTATCAACGAGCTATTTTCGTAAGTCTTCGattattctatttttaaataaacaagatTTACTGGAAGAGAAAATAAAGACCTCGCACTTAGTGGACTACTACCCGGAGTATGAAG GTCCCAAACAAGATGCGGACagtgcaaaatatttcatacgCCAGATGTTTGAGGCAATGGTGGATAAAGACCGTAAAATTTATACACACTTTACATGCGCCACAg ATACGAGAAACTTTCGCGTCGTATTTCTGGCGGTGCAGGATACAATAATGAGCCATTACCTTGAAGCAATAGGCATCAATTAA
- the LOC120771219 gene encoding muskelin, whose protein sequence is MEHISAVNSGNVGGNNSTSATTPAGNKTINSKDSENGVGAVTPLAEVEKLTYEIHRYSSFSTNYFPENILVDCPSDQSSRWSAHTNNPPQFLTLKLKRPAIVKKIKFGKFEKSHVCNIKKFRIFGGLDEERMVLLLEGGLRNDNVPEVFNLRCKTEDGSEQLPILFVKIVPLLSWGPTFNFSIWYIELHGQDDPMYTSVSLRNYNMLREVEIVKLCLKHFRQQGYDAAFKALQEQTQVQLENPLISELHKCLVVKGDFENAEKLITKCVGEGLMDLYLNRQDYKHTWRMQLTQSPTQPGNRGGHQLVVDTKKRLVYLYGGWDGYRDLSDLWVFDIKTNSWTLLFEQTELFNGPTPRSCHKMVYDSVSENIFMLGRYLDNSIRTTDYIKSDFFLYDTRARTWLQICDDTSQVGGPQLVYDHQMCIDSEKRNIYVFGGKILTPRSVSNSTSNEPEYSGLFSYHIATNTWTQILVDCHHPSAAQADVLSIKSRITHCMVFHTKHRKLYIYGGQRGKEDIDDFITYDVDTQSISVLNKNNNNCGGAGGSSVCSHNNASDTKNEPSPGYTLRATIDCDRDEIYIFSSLSKLKDRRDIQHIDASNSFWVYSLEHYMWSRIYTCRHNAEASNATAKNDLLEPCPRYAHQLVYDDVAKSHYLFGGNPGKSSRPQMRLDDFWILELEKPKRSEILMHCRYLVRKLHYEEMARTDPLSAMQYLRHHVAQVIDHSNPEQLHNFHKLASLLFRSDDVSSTTGRSPLATPPLGKSLKMDSSVQVDNLETDTTNTTAESDEKQLDEDSSNKSGLQSEGSNPSEDLSMESCDSSATASSVSGVSDSAVSSAGSITHSRRNNSKRTHDSREQELRRRRAFLFNKLVKLMPANMVQPERNLSDFVVM, encoded by the exons ATGGAGCATATATCTGCAGTTAACAGCGGAAACGTTGGAGGCAACAACAGCACATCAGCAACAACGCCCGCaggcaataaaacaataaactcGAAAGATTCTGAGAACGGTGTTGGTGCTGTAACTCCACTTGCCGAGGTTGAGAAACTCACCTATGAAATCCACCGTTACTCCAGTTTTTCCACCAACTATTTTCCTGA aaatatactGGTAGATTGCCCTAGTGACCAATCCTCACGTTGGTCTGCACACACAAACAATCCACCACAATTCCTTACGTTGAAGCTAAAGCGTCCTGCCATtgttaaaaagataaaatttggCAAATTTGAAAAGTCACATGtgtgtaatataaaaaaatttcgtatattCGGTGGACTCGATGAGGAGCGCATGGTGCTACTTTTAGAAGG gGGTCTTAGAAATGATAATGTGCCCGAAGTGTTCAACTTACGTTGCAAAACGGAGGATGGTTCGGAGCAACTACCCATTCTGTTTGTGAAAATAGTGCCACTACTCTCATGGGGTCCCACTTTCAATTTCAGTATTTGGTATATCGAATTGCATGGACAGGATGATCCAATGTACACCAGTGTCAGCTTGAGGAACTACAATATG ctacGCGAAGTTGAAATCGTTAAATTGTGCCTGAAACACTTTCGTCAGCAAGGTTACGATGCTGCTTTCAAAGCTCTGCAGGAGCAAACTCAAGTGCAGCTGGAAAACCCGCTTATAAGTGAACTACACAAATGTTTGGTTGTGAAGGGTGACTTCGAAAATGCCGAAAAATTGATTACTAAATGTGTTGGTGAGGGTCTCATGGACCTGTATCTAAATCGTCAAGATTATAAGCATACATGGCGCATGCAGCTAACACAAAGCCCTACGCAACCAG gCAATCGTGGCGGCCATCAATTGGTAGTGGATACTAAGAAACGCTTGGTCTACTTGTATGGTGGTTGGGATGGCTATCGCGATCTCAGCGATTTGTGggtttttgatataaaaactaACAGTTGGACGCTGCTTTTCGAACAAACAGAGCTTTTTAATGGACCAACGCCGCGTTCATGTCACAAAATGGTCTACGATTCGGTTAGCGAAAACATCTTTATGTTAGGCCGTTATTTGGACAACTCAATACGCACCACAGACTATATTAAA AGCGACTTCTTCCTCTATGATACACGTGCACGCACATGGCTGCAAATTTGCGACGATACAAGCCAAGTCGGTGGTCCACAACTGGTCTACGATCATCAAATGTGTATTGATAGTGAGAAGCgtaatatttatgtgtttggTGGAAAAATACTCACACCACGCAGTGTCTCGAACAGCACGTCAAATGAACCAGAATACTCGGGTCTATTCTCATATCACATTGCCACCAACACATGGACGCAGATACTCGTCGATTGCCATCATCCAAGCGCAGCACAAGCCGACGTACTCTCGATAAAGTCGCGCATAACGCATTGCATGGTATTCCACACG aaACATCGCAAACTTTATATTTATGGCGGTCAGCGGGGCAAAGAAGACATCGATGATTTTATCACCTATGACGTGGACACCCAATCCATTTCAGTGctgaataaaaacaataataactgcGGTGGCGCCGGCGGCAGCAGCGTCTGCAGTCACAATAACGCAAGCGACACTAAGAATGAGCCGTCGCCAGGTTATACGCTGCGCGCAACAATCGATTGCGATCGCGACGAAATCTATATTTTCTCCAGTTTGAGCAAGCTGAAAGACCGTCGTGATATCCAACATATTGATGCTTCCAACTCATTTTGGGTATATTCCCTGGAACATTATATGTGGTCGCGTATTTACACTTGTCGCCATAATGCCGAAGCGTCGAATGCCACAGCGAAAAATGATCTACTCGAGCCGTGTCCACGTTATGCGCATCAGTTGGTTTACGACGATGTGGCAAAG TCGCACTATCTGTTTGGTGGAAACCCTGGCAAGTCGTCGCGCCCGCAAATGCGTCTGGATGACTTTTGGATACTGGAGCTGGAAaa gCCCAAGCGCAGTGAGATACTCATGCATTGCCGTTATCTCGTGCGAAAATTACACTACGAAGAAATGGCACGCACCGATCCGCTGAGTGCAATGCAATATTTACGCCATCACGTTGCGCAAGTTATTGATCACTCAAATCCAGAGCAATTACATAat ttccaCAAGTTGGCCTCGCTGCTATTTCGCTCCGACGATGTCAGCAGCACAACCGGTCGTTCACCATTGGCCACACCGCCTTTGGGCAAGTCATTGAAAATGGATAGCAGTGTGCAGGTGGACAATTTGGAAACGGACACCACAAATACAACGGCAGAAAGCGACGAAAAACAACTAGATGAAG ACTCTTCGAATAAATCGGGTCTGCAGTCGGAGGGCTCCAATCCCTCGGAGGATCTCTCAATGGAATCTTGTGATAGCAGCGCAACCGCATCATCTGTATCTGGCGTTTCTGATTCGGCTGTGTCTTCGGCTGGATCCATAACACACAGTCGACGTAATAACAGTAAGAGAACACATGACAGCCGTGAACAAGAACTGCGTCGGCGTCGTGCCTTTCTCTTCAATAAACTGGTGAAATTGATGCCGGCCAATATGGTGCAGCCCGAACGGAACCTAAGCGATTTTGTTGTTATGTAA